A window from Embleya scabrispora encodes these proteins:
- a CDS encoding MFS transporter gives MTETHIQGTPNTGDRRGADEAGNAGRVGDAAGCMTADERGTGPEIADAGRLGDAGGRVGAGEGGGAGDVGGGDAGEAGRARVAACLLFAVHGSVGGGFAARLPWLQGHLDLSAGQLGVALAAPAVGASLAMPLAASLVHRHGGRTALRCLIALWCAVPLLPLSAPGLGWLCAALLVFGVGAGMSDVAMNTQGLVVEQRVKRSTLPLLHGMWSAGALFGAGVGAAAAFAGLDARLHMAGLGVLLAVTGWFAGRNLLDARPAVTGGGSGADTDAPPRFALPSKAVLAIGAVGFCGVFAEGAGANWSAVHLKEVAGASPGVAALAFTGFACTMAVARLLSGTVVDRFGVTRTIRAGAALSTVGAAVVAASHSPLPAMLGFALLGVGVAAVLPLTFAAAGRIGENPSRSIAGVATVTYTSGLIAPAIVGAIADHASLNTSFAVVAVLTAVLIPTARLLNPSAPPPAGNRPAPPEAAPREAAAPPVPEPVSGSIRIGTSTSGAATTVVFPPPEH, from the coding sequence ATGACCGAGACACACATCCAGGGCACTCCGAACACGGGCGACAGACGCGGCGCGGACGAGGCGGGAAACGCGGGTCGAGTGGGCGACGCGGCCGGGTGCATGACCGCTGACGAGAGGGGCACCGGGCCGGAGATCGCCGACGCGGGTCGGTTGGGCGATGCGGGCGGACGCGTCGGCGCGGGTGAGGGGGGCGGTGCGGGTGATGTGGGCGGTGGTGACGCCGGGGAGGCCGGGCGGGCTCGGGTTGCGGCCTGCCTGCTGTTTGCGGTGCATGGGTCCGTGGGGGGCGGGTTCGCCGCGCGGTTGCCGTGGTTGCAGGGGCATCTGGATCTGAGTGCGGGGCAGTTGGGGGTCGCGCTTGCGGCGCCTGCCGTGGGGGCGTCGTTGGCCATGCCGTTGGCTGCTTCGCTGGTGCATCGGCACGGGGGGCGGACCGCGCTGCGGTGCCTGATCGCACTGTGGTGCGCGGTGCCGCTGTTGCCCCTGTCCGCGCCCGGACTCGGGTGGTTGTGCGCGGCGCTGTTGGTGTTCGGCGTCGGGGCCGGGATGTCCGACGTGGCGATGAACACGCAGGGCCTCGTCGTCGAGCAGCGGGTCAAGCGCTCGACGCTGCCCCTGCTGCACGGGATGTGGAGCGCTGGCGCGCTGTTCGGCGCGGGCGTGGGCGCGGCGGCGGCGTTCGCCGGACTGGACGCCCGACTGCACATGGCCGGGCTGGGCGTACTGCTCGCGGTCACGGGCTGGTTCGCCGGCCGCAACCTGCTCGACGCGCGGCCGGCCGTCACCGGTGGTGGCAGCGGCGCCGACACCGACGCCCCACCGCGCTTCGCGCTGCCGTCCAAGGCCGTACTCGCGATCGGCGCCGTCGGCTTCTGCGGGGTGTTCGCCGAGGGCGCCGGGGCGAACTGGAGCGCGGTCCACCTGAAGGAGGTGGCCGGCGCCTCCCCCGGCGTCGCGGCCCTCGCCTTCACCGGATTCGCGTGCACGATGGCCGTCGCCCGACTGCTCTCCGGAACGGTCGTGGACCGCTTCGGGGTGACGCGCACGATCCGCGCCGGCGCGGCCCTGAGCACCGTCGGCGCGGCCGTCGTCGCCGCCTCGCACTCCCCCCTGCCCGCCATGCTCGGCTTCGCGCTGCTCGGCGTCGGGGTGGCCGCGGTGCTGCCGCTGACGTTCGCGGCGGCGGGCCGTATCGGCGAGAATCCGAGCCGGTCCATCGCCGGCGTGGCCACGGTGACCTACACGTCCGGCCTGATCGCCCCCGCGATCGTCGGCGCCATCGCCGACCACGCCTCGCTCAACACCTCGTTCGCCGTGGTCGCCGTCCTCACCGCGGTCCTGATCCCGACCGCGCGACTGCTCAACCCCTCGGCGCCGCCCCCCGCCGGCAACCGACCCGCCCCGCCCGAGGCCGCCCCGCGCGAGGCCGCCGCACCGCCCGTGCCCGAGCCCGTCTCGGGATCGATCCGAATCGGCACCTCCACGTCGGGCGCCGCCACCACCGTGGTGTTCCCGCCGCCGGAGCACTGA
- the trpS gene encoding tryptophan--tRNA ligase, giving the protein MTTSTTTTPATPPQSAELEKLIQHKPGRFRVLTGDRPTGPLHLGHYFGTLHNRVRLQDLGVEGFLIIADYQVLTDRDVADRLVEYVEGLVLDYLAIGIDPDRTTIFTHSAIPALNQLLLPFLSLVSVAELNRNPTVKDEIAHSRQAAVSGLMFTYPAHQAADILFCKGNLVPVGQDQLPHIELTRSIARRFNDRYPTGGRPVFPVPDALLSAAPLLLGTDGTKMSKSRGNAIPLGASADETARLIRAARTDADRHITYDPIARPGVAGLVLLAALCQGRDPHAVAEEIGTAGAAALKRTVTEAVNEFLAPIRARRAEFARDPEQVRRVLRAGNERANAVADETLREVRTAMGGMY; this is encoded by the coding sequence ATCACCACCAGCACCACCACCACCCCAGCCACGCCCCCCCAAAGCGCCGAGCTGGAGAAGCTCATCCAACACAAGCCCGGCCGGTTCCGGGTGCTCACCGGTGACCGCCCGACCGGCCCCCTCCACCTCGGGCACTACTTCGGCACGCTGCACAACCGCGTACGGCTCCAGGATCTCGGCGTCGAGGGATTCCTCATCATCGCCGACTACCAGGTACTGACCGACCGCGACGTCGCCGACCGCCTGGTCGAATACGTCGAGGGCCTGGTGCTCGACTACCTGGCCATCGGGATCGACCCCGACCGCACCACCATCTTCACGCACAGCGCGATCCCGGCGCTGAACCAACTGTTGCTGCCGTTCCTCAGCCTGGTCTCGGTCGCCGAACTGAACCGCAATCCGACCGTCAAGGACGAGATCGCGCACTCGCGGCAGGCCGCCGTCAGCGGGCTGATGTTCACCTACCCCGCCCACCAGGCCGCCGACATCCTGTTCTGCAAGGGCAATCTGGTCCCGGTCGGCCAGGACCAGCTGCCGCACATCGAACTCACCCGGTCCATCGCCCGCCGGTTCAACGACCGCTACCCGACCGGCGGTCGGCCGGTCTTCCCCGTGCCCGACGCGCTGCTGTCGGCCGCGCCGCTGCTGCTCGGCACCGACGGCACCAAGATGAGCAAGAGCCGGGGCAACGCGATCCCGTTGGGGGCGAGCGCGGACGAGACGGCCCGGCTGATCCGCGCGGCCCGGACCGACGCCGACCGGCACATCACCTACGATCCCATCGCCCGGCCCGGCGTGGCCGGCCTGGTGCTGTTGGCCGCGCTGTGCCAGGGGCGCGACCCGCACGCGGTGGCCGAGGAGATCGGCACCGCCGGGGCCGCCGCGCTGAAGCGGACCGTCACCGAGGCGGTGAACGAGTTCCTGGCCCCGATCCGGGCCCGGCGCGCCGAGTTCGCCCGCGATCCCGAGCAGGTCCGGCGCGTGTTGCGGGCGGGCAACGAGCGGGCGAACGCGGTGGCCGACGAGACGTTGCGCGAGGTTCGGACGGCGATGGGCGGCATGTACTGA
- a CDS encoding serine/threonine protein kinase — MPHPLLDAVDTPQDPAAFLRSIGTVHTTFGDQDSGAVSYGVHAEGNWFVKTGPNPASALSLRRAIDLHAHVRHPAIVPVLHTFSAGGVPVTVGPWQSGEVLYHSTVKRAGRLLRTGAASPLARFRALPLDDVHAALDAILDAHRLIDAAGYVGVDWYDGCVLYDFSARRVHLIDLDEYRSAPFVLDCARLSGSTRYMPPEHSRRGALVTRAGTVFLLGRTLRLLLDAGDEERAWRGTLAQLAVVERATRRDPAERYSNVTELFDAWSAVAPAGMLSGTYRA; from the coding sequence GTGCCGCACCCCTTGCTCGACGCCGTCGACACCCCGCAGGATCCCGCCGCCTTCCTGCGCTCGATCGGAACCGTGCACACGACCTTCGGTGACCAGGATTCGGGTGCGGTCTCCTACGGAGTGCACGCCGAGGGGAACTGGTTCGTCAAGACCGGCCCCAACCCGGCGTCCGCGCTCAGCCTGCGTCGCGCGATCGACCTGCACGCGCACGTCCGGCACCCGGCGATCGTGCCCGTGCTGCACACCTTCAGCGCCGGCGGTGTGCCCGTGACGGTGGGGCCGTGGCAGTCCGGCGAGGTGCTGTACCACTCGACCGTCAAACGTGCGGGCAGGCTGCTGCGCACCGGCGCGGCCTCGCCGCTGGCCCGCTTTCGGGCACTGCCGCTGGACGACGTGCACGCGGCCCTGGACGCGATCCTCGACGCACACCGGCTGATCGACGCGGCCGGCTACGTCGGGGTGGACTGGTACGACGGCTGCGTGCTCTACGACTTTTCGGCGCGTCGGGTGCACCTGATCGACCTGGACGAGTACCGCAGCGCGCCGTTCGTGCTCGACTGCGCCCGGCTGTCCGGGTCCACCCGCTACATGCCGCCCGAGCACAGTCGGCGCGGCGCGCTGGTCACTCGGGCCGGCACCGTGTTCCTGCTCGGCCGCACGCTGCGCCTGCTCCTGGACGCGGGCGACGAGGAACGCGCGTGGCGCGGCACCCTGGCGCAACTCGCGGTGGTCGAACGGGCGACCCGGCGCGACCCGGCGGAGCGCTACTCGAACGTCACCGAACTCTTCGACGCGTGGAGCGCGGTGGCGCCGGCGGGCATGCTCTCGGGTACGTATCGGGCGTGA
- a CDS encoding MFS transporter, producing the protein MSHEFPESGAGPGSGSNRAGAPRKGLVLATLCVALFVAMLDNVVVSNALPSIDRDLDAGVSGLQWVMEGYSLVFAALLLTGGTLGDRYGRRRVFLIGLGIFTAGSVVCALAGSLAALIAGRAVQGVGGALLLPGSMSIIRHVFTDDRERARAIGIWSGVSGAGLALGPAIGGPLVDAFGWASVFWINVPIGVAGIVIGALVLPEFAERRGRFDVPGVLLGVPAVGALVFALIEGPAQGWTSARVLGAGALAVVALVGFVGVELRAAQPMLDVGFLRDRVIGAAVWGGFAVSFGMFGAFFFLGLYLQDVLGYTPTEAGFASFPSTLAIMIAAPISGRVAGRIGPRVPLVVGLTMCGIALGGLSFYGKDVTYLEFCWVLPFLGGGMGLCFTPISIAVMSRVEPARAGMASAVSNTARELGGVVGIAALGAILTARMSSRLGDLLDRANVPPNQARQVVDASTSGGGGGIGHLGSAPPVVREAASTAFIDGLHLALWTGSAVLLGSAVVVAFLMRERPPVDTAAEGRAARTGAAAR; encoded by the coding sequence ATGTCGCACGAGTTCCCCGAGTCGGGAGCGGGGCCGGGGTCCGGGTCGAACCGGGCCGGCGCGCCGCGCAAGGGGCTGGTCCTGGCCACGCTGTGTGTGGCGCTGTTCGTGGCGATGCTCGACAACGTCGTGGTGTCCAACGCGCTGCCGAGCATCGACCGCGACCTCGACGCCGGAGTCAGCGGGCTCCAGTGGGTGATGGAGGGCTACAGCCTCGTCTTCGCCGCGCTGCTGCTCACCGGCGGCACACTGGGCGACCGGTACGGCCGGCGCCGGGTCTTCCTGATCGGCCTCGGCATCTTCACGGCGGGATCGGTGGTCTGCGCGCTGGCCGGCTCGTTGGCGGCGCTGATCGCCGGTCGCGCGGTCCAGGGCGTCGGCGGCGCGCTGTTGTTGCCGGGCAGCATGTCGATCATCCGGCACGTGTTCACCGACGACCGGGAGCGGGCCCGGGCGATCGGCATCTGGTCGGGGGTCTCCGGCGCGGGACTGGCGCTGGGCCCGGCGATCGGTGGTCCGCTGGTGGACGCGTTCGGCTGGGCAAGCGTGTTCTGGATCAACGTGCCGATCGGCGTGGCCGGGATCGTGATCGGCGCCCTGGTGCTGCCGGAGTTCGCCGAACGCCGCGGTCGCTTCGACGTACCGGGCGTGCTCCTGGGCGTACCCGCCGTCGGCGCACTGGTGTTCGCGCTGATCGAGGGCCCGGCCCAGGGCTGGACCTCGGCCCGCGTGCTCGGCGCCGGCGCGCTGGCCGTGGTCGCGCTGGTCGGCTTCGTGGGGGTCGAACTGCGGGCCGCCCAGCCGATGCTCGATGTCGGCTTCCTTCGCGACCGGGTGATCGGCGCCGCCGTGTGGGGCGGATTCGCGGTCAGCTTCGGGATGTTCGGCGCGTTCTTCTTCCTCGGCCTCTACCTCCAGGACGTGCTCGGGTACACGCCGACCGAGGCCGGGTTCGCGTCGTTCCCGTCGACCCTGGCGATCATGATCGCGGCGCCGATCTCCGGGCGGGTGGCGGGCCGGATCGGGCCGCGGGTACCGCTGGTGGTCGGGTTGACGATGTGCGGGATCGCGCTGGGCGGGCTGTCCTTCTACGGCAAGGACGTGACGTACCTGGAGTTCTGCTGGGTGTTGCCGTTCCTGGGCGGCGGCATGGGCCTGTGCTTCACGCCGATCTCGATCGCGGTGATGTCCCGGGTCGAACCGGCCCGGGCCGGTATGGCCTCGGCGGTCTCCAACACCGCGCGCGAACTGGGCGGCGTGGTGGGCATCGCCGCACTGGGCGCGATCCTCACGGCGCGGATGTCGAGTCGGCTGGGCGACCTCCTGGACCGGGCGAACGTACCGCCGAACCAGGCCCGGCAGGTGGTCGACGCGAGCACGTCCGGTGGCGGCGGGGGCATCGGGCACCTGGGTTCGGCGCCGCCGGTCGTGCGCGAGGCCGCCTCGACGGCGTTCATCGACGGTCTGCACCTGGCCCTGTGGACCGGGTCGGCGGTGCTGCTCGGGTCGGCGGTGGTGGTGGCGTTCCTGATGCGGGAGCGGCCGCCGGTGGACACGGCGGCTGAAGGGCGGGCGGCGCGGACGGGGGCGGCGGCCCGCTGA
- a CDS encoding ROK family transcriptional regulator — protein MTVTARTATPSTCRAINDRLALDLLIEHGPLTAAQLKTLTGLSRPTVADLVDRLGSAGLIHLAGESGTRQRGPNARLYGIVAERAYIAGLDVRLGGVEVVVADLTGRIAASGTLAIPANREPTRAIADVLTLVDDTAARAGAETLHTFGVGAPGLIDPVTGNLGVEDFLPAWHALLPAALRDRGRVVLENEANLAGIAEQRFGAARGLDTFVLVWLGQGIGACVMLDGRLRRGMSGGSGELGFLPVPGTGRLPSRADCEGGFQSLASGAAVEELAARHGLTGTAEDCVRAAAERDTGAGAAFLDELADRVVLAAAALAVILDPGCVVLGGETGRAGGAALAGRVESRLAELTPLPTRVLAGTVPGSAILDGAVLTALDDARDDLFGSPQR, from the coding sequence ATGACCGTCACCGCCCGTACCGCCACGCCGAGCACGTGTCGTGCGATCAACGACCGCCTGGCCCTCGATCTGCTGATCGAGCACGGCCCCCTCACCGCCGCCCAGCTCAAGACGCTGACCGGACTCTCCCGCCCGACCGTGGCGGACCTGGTCGACCGCCTCGGCAGCGCGGGACTGATCCACCTGGCCGGCGAATCGGGCACCCGCCAACGCGGCCCGAACGCGCGGTTGTACGGGATCGTCGCGGAGCGCGCCTACATCGCCGGCCTGGATGTCCGCCTGGGCGGCGTCGAGGTGGTCGTCGCCGACCTGACCGGCCGGATCGCCGCGTCCGGCACACTCGCGATACCGGCGAACCGGGAGCCGACCCGCGCCATCGCCGACGTCCTGACCCTGGTCGACGACACCGCCGCCCGCGCCGGCGCCGAGACGCTGCACACGTTCGGCGTCGGCGCACCCGGTCTGATCGACCCCGTCACCGGCAACCTGGGCGTGGAGGACTTCCTCCCGGCCTGGCACGCCCTCCTGCCGGCCGCGCTCCGCGACCGCGGCCGGGTGGTCCTGGAGAACGAGGCCAACCTCGCCGGCATCGCCGAACAGCGCTTCGGCGCGGCCCGCGGCCTGGACACGTTCGTCCTGGTGTGGCTGGGCCAGGGGATCGGCGCCTGCGTGATGCTGGACGGCCGGCTGCGCCGCGGCATGTCGGGCGGCAGCGGCGAGTTGGGCTTCCTGCCGGTCCCGGGGACGGGCCGGCTGCCGTCGCGGGCGGACTGCGAAGGCGGCTTCCAGAGCCTGGCCTCGGGCGCCGCCGTGGAGGAGTTGGCCGCCCGGCACGGCCTCACCGGTACCGCCGAGGACTGCGTACGGGCCGCGGCGGAGCGGGACACCGGGGCGGGAGCCGCGTTCCTGGACGAACTCGCCGACCGGGTGGTACTCGCCGCCGCCGCGCTCGCCGTCATCCTCGACCCGGGCTGCGTGGTGCTGGGCGGGGAGACCGGCCGGGCCGGCGGCGCGGCCCTCGCCGGGCGGGTCGAGTCCCGACTCGCCGAGCTGACGCCCCTGCCCACCCGGGTCCTCGCGGGGACCGTCCCGGGCAGCGCGATCCTGGACGGAGCGGTGCTGACCGCCCTCGACGACGCCCGCGACGACCTGTTCGGCAGCCCACAGCGCTGA